TGATTGTGCCCAAGTACTCTTCCGGGGCGTCAATCGTCATCGCCTCGATTGGCTCGCACAGCTGACCTTCAATCATTCGGGTGACGACATGGGGTTTGCCCACGGTCAACTCGAAACCCTCGCGCCGCATTTGCTCCACCAGCACCGCCAGGGCCAGCTCGCCACGGCCTTGGACCTCCCAAGCGTCGGGCCGGTCGGTTGGCAGCACCTTGATTGAAACGTTGCCAACCAACTCGCGTTCTAGCCGGTCTTTGACTTGCCTGGCGGTCAACTTGTGGCCCTTGGCCTGGCCGGCCAGCGGCGAGGTGTTGATGCCAATGGTCATGGCAATGGCCGGGTCGTCAATGGTGATGGGTTCGAGCGGACGCGGGTCGTCCGGGTCGGTTAGCGAATCGCCAATCATGATTTGCCCAATGCCGGCTACCGCCACAATGTCGCCTGGCCCGGCTTGGTCTGTCGGCACCCGGTCGAGGGCCTCGGTGGCCAGCAGTTCGCCTATCCTGACCGTTTGGCTGGTGCCATCGCCTTTGACCCAGGCAACGTTGGCGCCTTTTGCCAGCTGGCCACTGTAGATGCGTAGTAGGGCCAGCCGCCCCAAAAAGGGCGAGGCGTCGAGGTTGGTGACTTGGGCCTGGAGGTTGGCTTTAGGGTCATAGCTTGGTGCCGGGATGGTTTCGATTATGGTGGCGAACAAGGGCTCCAAATCCCGGGCGGCGGGCTGTTGGCCGTTGCCCGGGGCGGTCAGACAGGCACGGCCGGATTTGGCGTTGGTGTAGACAATGGGGAAATCAAGGACGGCGTCGAGGTCGAGCCCTGGATTGTCCTCGACTAGGTCGCTGGCAAGGGCCAGTAGCAGGTCGGTTGTTTCGTGGACCACTTCATCTGTGCGGGCATCGGAGCGGTCGACCTTGTTGACCACCACGATCACCGGCAAAGCCCTGGCCAAGGCCTTGCCCAGGACAAACCTGGTCTGGGGTAGTGGGCCCTCCGAGGCGTCGACCAGCAGCAAGACACCATCCACCATTGACAAGCCGCGTTCAACTTCGCCGCCAAAATCGGCGTGGCCAGGGGTGTCGACCACATTGATAGTGGTTTTGGTGCCGGCAGTGTCCTGGTAGTGCACCGTGGTGTTTTTGGCCAGGATGGTGATGCCCTTTTCCCTCTCCAGGTCGCCGCTGTCCAAGGCGCGCTCGGCGACATGCTGATGGGCGCCAAAGGCGCCGGTTTGCCACAACATGGCGTCGACCAAGGTGGTTTTGCCGTGGTCAACATGAGCCACAATGGCGATGTTGCGCAGGTCATGGCGCTCAGCGCGCTGCTGCATCGAAGAGCTCGTTTCTATTGGGTGCCCTGGTATTGGTCGTGGACCGGGCGCCCATCCTACCCGCAGCCATGGGGGATTGATCACCAGGCAAAGCCCGGTCCCAGCTCCAGCAGCTAGCTGGACCATCAGCACCAGTGGTTCAGACCATCGGGTGGTGTCGTTAGGCCAATACTCCCCATCGTGCGGCGTCGTTACGCCGTTTGACCGGTGCAGCCCGCCGCGTTGTCCCAGGTGTTCGAAGTAGTGCCAGCCCGCGAAACGGCGTAACGACACCACTCGATTCGCAATAACAATAGAACTGCCCCGCACGATGCAGGGCTGCGCGGGCCTGGCGCATCCCTGCCGCGCATCCCTGCCGCGTCGAATTGAACGAATACCAGGCTGGGAATTCTGACCGTCGTCCACAGGCCCTGTTGCTAAAGGCTTGATTTCGAGTCATTGTCGACCAATGAGTCCCAGACCGCTGCGCCGCCCTCCCGACTGGACTCCGGGGCCTGCCAGCCATCAAGCCGGAGTATTTACGTTTGCCCAGGCCTTGGCCGGTGGTATGAGCTCAAGCGAAGCCCAGTATCGCCTCAAAATCGGATGGTGGCGTCGAGTTGCCGGCCGGGGCTTGTCGCTGGCGAGCACCACAGTTACCGCCCTTCAAGATGCCTGGGCATTGCGCCTGACCTGGACCACTGCGGTTCTCTGGGGACCAAGCGCGCTGGCTTTGTGGCTCCCCGGCGCCCCATTGCCCAGCCAAACACATGTCAATGGTCAGTTGAAGGACAAGCGACGCGAGCAATACCGGCTAAGGGCACGGCGCCACCGCTACCGGCCTAATGAAGTCACTTGGGTTGGGGGACTTTGCTTGCAGACCCTCCCGGCAGCCTTCGTCGACACTATGCGGGTTCTCACCGAAGAGGCCCGCAGGCCCTTGTTCTCTTGGGTCCTGACTAGAGAGAAAATTAAAGCCCAGGACTTTGTCGGCGCAGTCGAGCTGCGGCGGGGAGCAACCGGGATTCGAAGCCTCAGCGACTACGTGGAAATGGCCATCTACAATCTGGCTTCAGAGGCAGAGCGTCGTCTAAAGGACCTCTTCGACCGCTACGGAATTGCCGGCTGGCAGGCCAATGCCACGATTCGCCTGGCGGATGGAACCCCCTTCAAAGCCGATTTCCTCTTTGCGGCCCGGAGACTGATCATTGAGGTCGACGGTTGGGCCTTCCACCGCGACCACGCCGTGTTCCAAGCCGATCATCGGCGCGACCTGTTACTTGGCGCGGCCGGATACCAAACCATCAGGTTGACTTGGGACCAGATTGTCAACCGTCCTGCGGAGACCATTCGGGCGATTCAACAGACTCTGGCGCAAGAACCAGTCTCCTGACCAGAACGGCGTGTCTTGCGTCCGGGACTGGGGATCGCGGGCGCTTGGGGGCCGGTCACCAACCCCTACAGGCGGCGGCGCAGCGACGCTTCGGCGCCGCCTACCGCTGCGACCACCCAAATGGTTAGTACCACTACGCTCCGGGTGGTGACGGAAAAGGCTTCCGGCATCACCCCGGCCCGCATCAGCTCCGCCATCGGCTCAATCGGCAGGAAGTGGTGAATAGTCTGGAGCCACCCAGGCAGGCGCTCTGCCGGGAAGGACACCGGCGAGAACATTAGGACCACGAAGGTCAGCAATTGGCCTATGACATTGGCTATTTGCGGGTGTAGCAGCACGGCGTAGGAATAACCCAGCGAGGTCGCCGTCAGCGCAACAACCAAGACCACCAGGATGATCCATGGCCTGGGCGAGATGCTGACGTGAAAGCGAGCCGCGCCGATGATCCAACCCAGCACTAGTCCGGGCAAAACCAGGGCCGTCCACATAGTTACCTCGGCCAGGACCAGGGCCGTCCGCGCCACCGGCCAGGTCTTCATCCAAGCCAGCGACCCGTTTTCCTTCATTTGCGAGACTGACTGGGAGGTCACGATCAGCGCCACCGTCAACAGAGCGGCGGTGCCGGCTCCGGTGGTCAGGTAGCGTGCGAAGAGTTCGGGCGGGTTGCCCACAAACATGCCCAGTCCCAGCACCAGCAGGACTGAGACGGCGATTTGGACCGCGAACAGTAGGGGAAACTGTGACGCATTTGACCTGACCCTCCACCGCACCAAAAGGGCCACGGACTGTCCCAAGCCGGCTGGTGCCACCGCCGTTTGTGCCGTGCTCATAATCTGCTCCCGTGATTGTCGCCGTTGTTGGCCGGCGCGCCGGCCAGGGCCAGGTAGGCCTGTTCCAGGTCAGCTGTCTGGGTTTGCTCAGCAATGGCCGCAGGTGACCCGGCCGTCACCACACGGCCATGGTCAACAATGACAACGTGGTCTACCGCCGTCTCGGCCTCACGGACGTTGTGGGTGGTCAACAGCACTGCCCCGCCCCGGTCCGCCAGCGCCCGGACTTCGCCCCAAAGCAGGCGGCGGCGGGCCGGGTCAACATCGTTGGTTGGTTCGTCGAAAACATGCAGCGCCGCTGGTGCCGCCGCAGTCATACAAAACGCTGTCAGCCGGTTGATCCCGCCCGAGGCTCTGGCAGAGGGTTTGTCAGCCCACTCGCCAATATCGAGGGTGGCGATTAGCTCGGCCGCTCGCGCCTGGGCCGCCGTCTTGGCCACGCCGCGCATTCTTGTCACCAACGTCACCGCCGTGCGTGGCGTCAAACCGTCTAGCGGGATATTGGCCTGGGCTTGGATGGCGGTCAATTGCCTGGCCCGGCTGGGTTGGGCAATGGCATCCACCCCCGCCAAGGTGATCGATCCGGCGTCAGGGCGGATCAGCCCAACTAACGCGTTGACCAAAGTGGTCTTGCCGGCTCCGTTGTGCCCCAGCAGCCCAACCACTTGACCAGGTCTGACAGTCAAATCGATGCCGTCGTTGGCCAAGACCCCATTCTTGCCGCGATATCGCTTGACCAGGCCCTTGATCTCAAGCACCGGGCAGCCCATCTCCATTGAATGCATACCGGTTAGTATACACCGAACGGTTAGACAGTCCAAGTGGTATGCTTTGGCAATGAAGAGAAAGCGCCAGACTGGATCCGGCTCAGCGCCGGAGGCTGGCTCTGAGCCCGCTCGGAGCCAAGGCCAGACCTCAGGTCCAGAAGAATCGAATGGCCCCTCTTCCCGCAGCCCCGGCCAAATAGGCGATCCAGGTGATCAAAGCGGCCAGGCAACCAACTCCGCTTCGAACGACGCCACGGAACTCGGCTCGGCCGCCCGAGCCCTGGGTGAAGCCGCTCGCGCCTTGACCTTAGCGCTGCGCGATTCGTTCCAAGACGCCTCGCCTCGCATCAACGAAGCGCTAACAGTCGGCCTGCGTGAAGCCGCCCAGTCGATAGATGGTGTCTCGCAAAAGGTCAAGACCAAATCAGAGTCCCAGCAGACCGGCAGCCGGGCCAGACGCAGCGAAAAGACCCGCGAAGATCTGCTGATGGCCGCCGCCGAGGTCATCACCGAAAAAGGCTATTCGGCCGCCTCGGTCGAGGATATTGCCGCCGCGGCCGGCTACACCAAAGGCGCCGTCTATACCCATTTCGCCACCAAGCGTGAATTGTTCGCCCAACTAGCCGTGGCCCACCTTGAGGCCAGCCAACCCCTGCCCGAACCAGGCACGCTGGCTGCGGAAATCGCCAAGTCCTTACGCCAGCAAACCGACCCCAGCTGTGTCCTGTTGACACTGGAAATCCTGGCCTTGGCCATTCGTGACGAAGAGTTTCGCCGGTTGATCGGATCGGTCTGGATCGACGCCCTGGAAATCGTGGCCGGTCAGGTAGCAGCCAACCGCGGTGCCAGGCAAGTCGAACAAGCCGACCGAGACACCGCCATCGGGCTGGTGGCACTAATCAACTTGGCCCGCGCGCTGGCCTTCCTGGCTGTTTCGGAAGAGGACCCGGAAGCCTCAATCGAGCTGACCACCCGCCTGGTCACCCGGCTGTTGGAGGGTTGATTGAGCCGCTGGTCGACCAAGCTAGGCCGGGTCGGTGCCGGTGCGGGCCAGCAGGGCTTTGACCCGGGCCAGGAGCTCTTCCAAGTGAAAGGGTTTGGTCACGTAGTCATCGGCCCCGGCGTCAAGGCCAACAACCAGGTCGACTTCATCCGCCCGGGCGGTCAAGATGAGGATGGGCGGTCCTGCACCCCTGCTTCGAAGGGCCCTGGCCACCTCCAGACCGTCCACGTCCGGCAGCCCCTGGTCCAGTATCACCAGCTCGGCTTCGACCGGCGCGCTTAGCACGGCCTGACCGGCGGCGTGCTGGGTAACCTCGTAGCCTTCGCGGATCAGCGCACGCGCCAGCGGCTCGGCAATCGCTGGGTCGTGTTCGGCTAGGACAATTCGCGCCATGAACAAATAGTAGGTTACTTGGCCCGGTTTGGCGGTGGCGGCTCGACTATCCGCTGGTGCCAGGGGCCGGGCGCTCGAGCCATTGCTGCAACCAGCCACGGGCCCGGTGGATGCGTGAGCGGACCGTGCCAAGCTTAAGGCCAAGAATCTGGGCAATCTCCTCATAGGAACAGCCCTCGATGGCCCGCAGAACGAACGGCTGACGGAACTGCTCGGGCAGGGCGGCTAGAGCGGTTGAGACTGCGGCGTCGAGGTGCCGGCTGACGTAGATGTCGAGCGGGTCCGATGCCGGGTCCTCGAGGAGTTCTTCAGCCTCACCAAGCGATTCGAACCTTAGGCGGGCCCGGCGCCGGGCCTGGTCTAGGAACAGGTTGGTGGTAATGCGATGCATCCAGCCTTCCAGCGAACCGGCGCCCTTGGCGTCAAGCGCTGTGATGACGCGAACAAAGGTCTCTTGGGTCAGATCCTCGGCGTCGAAGCGGTTGCCGGTCAGGTGGTAGGCATGGCGGTAAATTCGGGGTGAGTGGGTGGTAATCAGGGTGTCCAAATTGCCGGGGGCGGGCATCAGTTCTAGTCCTTAGAGCGCGAGGTAACTGGTGTCTTCCTTCGGAGTCAATAGCCTATTGAGCCTGGTGAGACCGCCTTACCAGAAGGGCAATAAGTGTGATCAACCTCACAATCCGGGCAGTGGTGCTACCTGGTTGCCGCTGCTGGTCACGTTGCCGGTTGTCATGCCCGGGACAGCGTTGGGCGCCAAACCGCCCGCCCGCGACACGACCGATCCCCGGGGCCAACTCACTCCAGGCGTCCGATAGCATCGAAGCGTGGCTGAGGGATCGGTCGACTACGTCGCCAACTGGGTATTCGCGGAGGACTTTGTGCCGGAGCCGCCGGCTTTGGTTAGCGCCAGGGCCCGCGCCCGGGAGTTGGGCTGCCCGGCGCCGCTGCCTGGAGCGGCCGCTTTGCTGCGGGTTTTCGCCAGTGCGGTCGGAGCCCGCTCAGCCGTAGAAATCGGCACCTCGGCCGGGGTGGCAGCATTGCACCTGCTGGCGGTCATGCCCCCTGGCGCCATTGTCACATCGATCGACATTGAGGTTGAGCACCAGACTGCTGCCCGGGCGGCCCTGACGGACGCTGCGGTGCCGCTATCGCAGATGCGGCTGATCAACTCCCGGCCAGCGGAGGTCCTACCTCGCTTGGCCGATTCCGCCTACGACCTGGTACTGCTGGGCGGGGCCAAACGTGATTACACCGAGCGGCTGCCGGACGCATTGCGACTGCTGCGCACCGGTGGCGTGCTTTTCGTCGACGGGGCGTTGGCCGGCGGGCGGGTGCCTGACCCGGCTCGGCGTGACCCGGTGACAGTAGCGGTGCGTGAAGTGGCCCGTGAGCTGCGCAATCACGAAGAGCTAAGCGTGGCTTTGGCCTCGGCCGGGGACGGCGTGGTGATCGCGGTCAAACGCCCTCCAACCCACCGGCTTTAGTTCCACCAAGCACCGACGCTGATCAACACCCCGGCCAGGCCGGCTCCGGGCTCTGTCGCGGGCTCTGCCGGGCGGCTGGTGTCTGGCTCAGTTTCGTGTCGTTGGTGTTGTCAGGAGGCCGGATCGTTGCAGGCGGTGATGCGGTAGAGGCTGGCTGTGCCGCCTGAATCAACCAGCTCAAAGCCGCTAGTCAAGTTAAGGCCTTAGGTCATAGACGCGAAGGTGTCAACGTCGCGGAAGGTAACTGGGTCAAGATACAAGTAACGGGCCTCGATCTGGTCCAGGGCTTGGCAAACCTTCGGGTCGCTGGCAATCGAAGGTAAATGCTCCATTAGATAGCGCCGGGCTTGACCCCAGTTGCCGGTTAGATGCGGGAAGACAACCTGGCGGCCGGTTAGCGAGTAGATGTAGGCCGAACCGTTGGCCGGGTCGCCCAGCACTTTGCCCGTCCCTAGTTGCTGGTCCAGCCGGCGGATCATTTCCAGCTCAGCCCGGGTCAGCATTCGAGGTGAAGCCTCAGTTGACCAGCCGTAGCCGTATTGGCCGTAGCGCCCTGGTCGCAGTGCCATCGTCACGACCGAACTGGCCAGGCAAACCACCGTCAAGGCGGCCAAGCCAATCCGCCAGGCTTTGGCCCGGCCGGAAGCCGCGTTGTTGTTATGCCAAAGCTCGATCTCGCGGCGTTGGGGGTGGTTGGGCAGGAACCCGACCAGGCCCCAGCTGAATCGGGGCAGCAGCTTCGAGCCAACCCAAGCCAGGCCGATGGCGGCGATCGGGATGGCGATTAGACCCAATAGGGGACCAATCCGGGTGCGGTCGGAATACCACAAGCCGGTTAGCGGCGTCATCGGCCCAAAACCGGTAACGCAACCAACGTAAATGACCAGGGCGGAAAGGTAGCTCGCCACCAGCCAGCGCTGGCGGCGGCGAACCACCAGCAACACAGCCCCGCAAACCAAACCCAAAGACAGCCCCAACCCCGGCCCCACCTGGAACAACGAAGTCGAGTCACCCATGGCCAGAGCCAAGGCGGCCAGCGGGTTATCGCGGCTAGCCCAGCCGGGTCCAGAGACAAGCCGTTTGACCTCGGGCACGGCCAGCAGCAGGACAACAGCCAGAGCAAACAACGCCACTACCGCGGCCGAACAGACCACCGTGGCCAGTCGCCAACCGCGCCGCCAGCCGCGCAAAGCCAGCGTCCCCAGGATGTAGCCGGAAATAGGCCAGGCCAGCAGCCAATAGGAAAACACGCCAATTGGATGAGCCAGGCCCAGGCCGAGAGCAGCCACGCCCAGCACTAACAGGCGCCCAACCACCCCGCCCATCCGCAAAGTCACCAGCCGCGCCAGCTGCACCGACCAACCCAGCAGGGCCGGCAGCAACGCCACCGCCACCGAGTTAGGGATCAACCCAACCAGTGACAAGGGCTGGCCCTGCCCCACGGCCGCCAAGGCCACCCCAATCACCGCCAGGGTAAACCGCTTGGGGAAAAGCACCTGCATTAGGTAGGTCACGCCGACCACCCAAACAACCGAACCGCTGATCAGCTGCACTGCCAGCAGGGCCGGCCAAACCTGGCAGGCACTGGGCAGCAGGGCGGCCAGGGCGTGGACCGTCGAGGGGTAGTAGGCGCTAGTGGCCTCAGGTGAGTTCAGAACCCCGGCGTGAAGCGGCGAGGCATTGGCGCTGTCGGCAATGAACTGCACCAGATTGCCGTGAAAGACCACGTCCCAACCCTGCGGAATAGCGCCAAGGCCACCCATGCCGGTCAGGGCGCCAAGTCCAATCACCGCCATGGCCCCCAGGGCCACCAGGCCCACGATTCGCCACTGTCGCCAGGACCAGGCCGGCACCGCCCGCAACGGAGGTGCCGGGACGGCCCGCATTTGGCCCGCGGGCCCGGGCCGCATGGGACCGGCCGGGACGGCCTTGGCCGCCGCACCACCACCGGTGGCGGCTTCATCAACGCTGGGGAAAACTTTGAGCGGGAAAAACCAACCGACCAGGGCGGCCAGGGCGCAGGCCAGAGCGGTGGCCAGCAAGGCCGTCAACCAGCTCCAGCCGAGCCCAAGGATCGGCGCCACAACCGAGCCGCACCCAATCACCGCCAGGCTTAGCGCCGGGGCCATGGCCAGCAGCGACAGGCCGCGCAGCCCGGCCAGAAAAGCCACCGCGGCGCCGGGCAGCCAAAGCCAGACCCCCGCCACGGTCAGGGCCAGCAGGCCGGTCAGCCAGGCAGTCATGTCTGACTGGTTTTGCCCGATGCCGGCCCTTCGGTTTGGCCTTTTGGCGGCAGTAGACCGCGCGGTGGCGGCGCCTGGGCCAGGGTTAGCCGGCGGGCCAAGGCGGTCAGGTGGCGGTTTTGACGTTTGTCATGGAAGTAGCGGCCTGCCACGTAGCCAAAGAAGGCCACCAGCAGAACGTAGAGCAGCAGGTCGGCGCCGCGCCCAACCCCAATCCAGTTGGCCACCACGGTAGTGGCGTCGGGGAAAATCACCGCCGCCACCGCCAGCAAGGCGAAGGCCACCAAACCGAGGCGCCGTACGGCCTGATGGCGGGCGCCCTGGCCGCGCAGCAGCAAGCCGGCGGTCAAAACCACCAGCACAATCAGGGCGATCCGAATAACGTTCATACCTACCTCAGCAGCAGCTCAACCAGGATGTTGACCGAATTGAGCAATGACTGGCCCTTTGACTTGGCGTAGGGCGAATAGCTGATCTCGGTGGGGTATTCGCGGTAACTGGCTTTCATGGCCGCCAGCTGCTCGAGGACTTCGGTGGCGTGAGCCATACCGTTTTGGCGGATAGCCAGCTTGGCGGCGGTTGCACGGTTGAGCACTCGCAGGCCGTTGTGGGTGTCGGTCAGCTTTAGACCGACTGAGAGGTTTGTGTAAGCCACGGCCAGGCGCAAAACCAGCCGTTTGAGCCCGCCCATCTGCCCCTTGCCATCGACAAAACGCGAGCCCAGAACCGCGTCAAGGCCGCCGGCGCCATCGGGCGGGGCCTGCAAGACTCGGGTCATGGCGACGGCATCGGCAACCCGGTGTTGGCCGTCGGCATCAAAGGTGACCACTCGCTGAGTCAAATCATCGCCTAGCACGTAGGTAATGCCAGTTTGCAGAGCGGCCCCTTGACCCAGGTTGAAGGGATGGCGCAGCAGCCTGACGCCGCGGCTGGCAAAACCGGCGGCGATCTGGGCCGAATCGTCGTCTGAAGCGTCGTCGACCACGCAAACGTGGTCAAAAGCGGCGCAAAGATCCTCCAGCGTGGCGGCCAGCACCGGCGCTTCGTTGTAGACGGGCATGACCACCCAAGTGTCGTCAAACTCGGTTGCGGTCATGGGCATAAGACTAGAGCAGGCCGTGTGATGCGCCTGGAACTCTCCCAACGCACCACACGACCAGCTGGCCTTTGCTCGCCGCGTTTTTTTGGGTCCACTTGGCGCCGACCAAGCCAACACGGTACCTAGCTGGCGGCGGCGGCCAGGTCGACCAGCAACCGGACGCCAAAACCGGTGGCTCCTTGGTCGCTCAGCGCTGTAGAGGCACTGGCCCGGGCCGAAACCATATCGACGTGGGCCCAAGGGCCAATCCCAGCGAATTGGCGTAGGAAAAGCGCGGCCGTAATGGCACCGCCGCCGCGCGGTTTGGCCGGTAGTTGCAGGCAGTCGGCCAGCTGAGAGTCAAGTGATGGCAGGTAGTCCTCGACCAGCGGCAGGCGCCAAATAGCCTCGCCGGCGGATTCGGCGGCCTGCTCAAAGGCGCTGGCCAAGGCGTCGTCGTTGGCAAAAAGAGCCGAAGTCTGCTCGCCCAGTGCCAGCCTGGCCGCCCCGGTCAGCGTAGCCAGCGTGACGGTGGCATCGGCCGCCAAGGTGGCAGCGAAACCGAGCCCATCGGCTAGGACCAGCCGGCCCTCGGCATCGGTATCGGCCACTTCAACTGTGCGACCGCCGTAGGTTTTGATGACATCGCCAGGGCGGTAGGCGCCGGCGCCAAAGCCGTTCTCGGCCAGGGCCAACACTGCGGTCAAACGAACCGGTAGCTCTAACTGGGCGGCGGCCCAAACCGTGGCCAAGGCAGTGGCGGCGCCGGCGCAGTCAGTCGCCATAGTTGACATCGAGGCCCGCGGTTTGATGTCAAGCCCGCCGCTATCGAAGGTGATGCCTTTGCCCACTAGAACCAGGTGAAAGGGCTGTTTCAAAACTGGGCCAGCCGTGGCCGGTTGGTAGCGGGCCACCACCAATCGGGGCGTTCTATCTGCCCAGGGGGCATCTATGGCTCGGCCAGGGCGGCGGGCCTTGGCGATGCCGCGCAGTTGGGCCTGGCTTAGGCCGTGTCCTGGGCCAGTGCCACCGGCTCCTTCGCCAGCGTAGCCACCGGGGCCTTGACCGCCTCCGGCGCCACCACCAACCGCCAAGATGGCGCCAAAACCTTGGCTGGCCAGGTCATCTGGGTCCAGCACAGCGACGCTAATCGAGTCGGTCTGTGCCGCCAAGTCGCTAGCACAAGCGGCGAAACTGGCCGGGGTTTTAGTCGAGGCCGGCCAGTTGGTCAAGTCGCGAGCCAACATGGTGGCTTGGGCTCTGATTTGAGCTTGCCCGATGGCGCTGCGGTCGTGGCGGCCCAATAGCACCAGTTCGCCCAAACGGTCATCGGTAGAGGTCTGGCTGGCTTTGGCCCGGCGGTAGCCACCGAGCCAGAAGCCTTCGACCAAGGCAGCGGTCATCGATCGGTCGTCGGTGGCAATTGGCGTCACCACCGTGCCGTTCTTGGCCTCATTAGCCAAAGCCGCCCCGGCCCGCCGCAGGGCGGCTGGCGAACCGTCGCCCAGACCAACTAGGACCAG
Above is a window of Micrococcales bacterium DNA encoding:
- a CDS encoding sigma-70 family RNA polymerase sigma factor encodes the protein MPAPGNLDTLITTHSPRIYRHAYHLTGNRFDAEDLTQETFVRVITALDAKGAGSLEGWMHRITTNLFLDQARRRARLRFESLGEAEELLEDPASDPLDIYVSRHLDAAVSTALAALPEQFRQPFVLRAIEGCSYEEIAQILGLKLGTVRSRIHRARGWLQQWLERPAPGTSG
- a CDS encoding class I SAM-dependent methyltransferase, with translation MAEGSVDYVANWVFAEDFVPEPPALVSARARARELGCPAPLPGAAALLRVFASAVGARSAVEIGTSAGVAALHLLAVMPPGAIVTSIDIEVEHQTAARAALTDAAVPLSQMRLINSRPAEVLPRLADSAYDLVLLGGAKRDYTERLPDALRLLRTGGVLFVDGALAGGRVPDPARRDPVTVAVREVARELRNHEELSVALASAGDGVVIAVKRPPTHRL
- a CDS encoding leucyl aminopeptidase family protein, whose product is MRGHVLTSAQIRAKKAAVLAVPVSPDPEGEGVQPGPGTADAGLRYGVDLAQVACRRSLKASAGSTLALDLPQVHASAGDKALPWTDLAPRLVLVGLGDGSPAALRRAGAALANEAKNGTVVTPIATDDRSMTAALVEGFWLGGYRRAKASQTSTDDRLGELVLLGRHDRSAIGQAQIRAQATMLARDLTNWPASTKTPASFAACASDLAAQTDSISVAVLDPDDLASQGFGAILAVGGGAGGGQGPGGYAGEGAGGTGPGHGLSQAQLRGIAKARRPGRAIDAPWADRTPRLVVARYQPATAGPVLKQPFHLVLVGKGITFDSGGLDIKPRASMSTMATDCAGAATALATVWAAAQLELPVRLTAVLALAENGFGAGAYRPGDVIKTYGGRTVEVADTDAEGRLVLADGLGFAATLAADATVTLATLTGAARLALGEQTSALFANDDALASAFEQAAESAGEAIWRLPLVEDYLPSLDSQLADCLQLPAKPRGGGAITAALFLRQFAGIGPWAHVDMVSARASASTALSDQGATGFGVRLLVDLAAAAS
- a CDS encoding DUF2304 domain-containing protein, yielding MNVIRIALIVLVVLTAGLLLRGQGARHQAVRRLGLVAFALLAVAAVIFPDATTVVANWIGVGRGADLLLYVLLVAFFGYVAGRYFHDKRQNRHLTALARRLTLAQAPPPRGLLPPKGQTEGPASGKTSQT
- a CDS encoding ABC transporter permease codes for the protein MSTAQTAVAPAGLGQSVALLVRWRVRSNASQFPLLFAVQIAVSVLLVLGLGMFVGNPPELFARYLTTGAGTAALLTVALIVTSQSVSQMKENGSLAWMKTWPVARTALVLAEVTMWTALVLPGLVLGWIIGAARFHVSISPRPWIILVVLVVALTATSLGYSYAVLLHPQIANVIGQLLTFVVLMFSPVSFPAERLPGWLQTIHHFLPIEPMAELMRAGVMPEAFSVTTRSVVVLTIWVVAAVGGAEASLRRRL
- a CDS encoding endonuclease domain-containing protein, which translates into the protein MSSSEAQYRLKIGWWRRVAGRGLSLASTTVTALQDAWALRLTWTTAVLWGPSALALWLPGAPLPSQTHVNGQLKDKRREQYRLRARRHRYRPNEVTWVGGLCLQTLPAAFVDTMRVLTEEARRPLFSWVLTREKIKAQDFVGAVELRRGATGIRSLSDYVEMAIYNLASEAERRLKDLFDRYGIAGWQANATIRLADGTPFKADFLFAARRLIIEVDGWAFHRDHAVFQADHRRDLLLGAAGYQTIRLTWDQIVNRPAETIRAIQQTLAQEPVS
- a CDS encoding TetR/AcrR family transcriptional regulator, with product MKRKRQTGSGSAPEAGSEPARSQGQTSGPEESNGPSSRSPGQIGDPGDQSGQATNSASNDATELGSAARALGEAARALTLALRDSFQDASPRINEALTVGLREAAQSIDGVSQKVKTKSESQQTGSRARRSEKTREDLLMAAAEVITEKGYSAASVEDIAAAAGYTKGAVYTHFATKRELFAQLAVAHLEASQPLPEPGTLAAEIAKSLRQQTDPSCVLLTLEILALAIRDEEFRRLIGSVWIDALEIVAGQVAANRGARQVEQADRDTAIGLVALINLARALAFLAVSEEDPEASIELTTRLVTRLLEG
- a CDS encoding ABC transporter ATP-binding protein: MHSMEMGCPVLEIKGLVKRYRGKNGVLANDGIDLTVRPGQVVGLLGHNGAGKTTLVNALVGLIRPDAGSITLAGVDAIAQPSRARQLTAIQAQANIPLDGLTPRTAVTLVTRMRGVAKTAAQARAAELIATLDIGEWADKPSARASGGINRLTAFCMTAAAPAALHVFDEPTNDVDPARRRLLWGEVRALADRGGAVLLTTHNVREAETAVDHVVIVDHGRVVTAGSPAAIAEQTQTADLEQAYLALAGAPANNGDNHGSRL
- a CDS encoding glycosyltransferase family 2 protein, whose translation is MTATEFDDTWVVMPVYNEAPVLAATLEDLCAAFDHVCVVDDASDDDSAQIAAGFASRGVRLLRHPFNLGQGAALQTGITYVLGDDLTQRVVTFDADGQHRVADAVAMTRVLQAPPDGAGGLDAVLGSRFVDGKGQMGGLKRLVLRLAVAYTNLSVGLKLTDTHNGLRVLNRATAAKLAIRQNGMAHATEVLEQLAAMKASYREYPTEISYSPYAKSKGQSLLNSVNILVELLLR
- a CDS encoding GTP-binding protein, which translates into the protein MQQRAERHDLRNIAIVAHVDHGKTTLVDAMLWQTGAFGAHQHVAERALDSGDLEREKGITILAKNTTVHYQDTAGTKTTINVVDTPGHADFGGEVERGLSMVDGVLLLVDASEGPLPQTRFVLGKALARALPVIVVVNKVDRSDARTDEVVHETTDLLLALASDLVEDNPGLDLDAVLDFPIVYTNAKSGRACLTAPGNGQQPAARDLEPLFATIIETIPAPSYDPKANLQAQVTNLDASPFLGRLALLRIYSGQLAKGANVAWVKGDGTSQTVRIGELLATEALDRVPTDQAGPGDIVAVAGIGQIMIGDSLTDPDDPRPLEPITIDDPAIAMTIGINTSPLAGQAKGHKLTARQVKDRLERELVGNVSIKVLPTDRPDAWEVQGRGELALAVLVEQMRREGFELTVGKPHVVTRMIEGQLCEPIEAMTIDAPEEYLGTITQLMAARKGRMATVANHGSGWVRMEFKVPARGLISFRTQFLTETRGTGIAHSIAAPYEPWAGSIISRVTGSIVADRPGA